A section of the Candidatus Hydrogenedentota bacterium genome encodes:
- a CDS encoding MBL fold metallo-hydrolase has protein sequence MNCYVLEDGGEAVVVDPGEASPELLRDLAALSVKMVINTHCHCDHAGGNAGVMAATGAPLACHAADIPLLEAIEQQGRMFGVHFPPSPPPDVLLEAGQTVTFGGQRLEIRHAPGHSPGHVVLVGDGFVLAGDVLFAGSIGRTDLPGGSYAQLIHSIKTELMTLPDETVVHSGHGPDTTIGVERRTNPFLVNP, from the coding sequence ATGAACTGCTATGTCCTCGAGGACGGCGGCGAGGCGGTGGTGGTGGACCCGGGCGAGGCGTCGCCGGAGCTCCTGCGCGACCTGGCGGCCCTGTCCGTCAAGATGGTCATCAACACCCACTGCCACTGCGACCATGCGGGCGGGAATGCCGGGGTCATGGCCGCCACGGGCGCGCCGCTGGCCTGCCATGCGGCCGACATCCCGCTGCTGGAGGCCATCGAGCAGCAGGGCCGGATGTTCGGCGTGCACTTCCCGCCCTCCCCGCCGCCGGATGTGCTGCTGGAGGCGGGGCAGACCGTGACTTTTGGCGGCCAGCGTCTGGAGATTCGCCACGCCCCGGGGCACTCTCCCGGCCATGTGGTGCTCGTCGGGGACGGCTTTGTTCTCGCGGGAGACGTGCTTTTCGCCGGGTCCATCGGCCGGACCGATCTTCCCGGGGGCAGTTATGCCCAGCTCATTCATTCCATCAAGACGGAGCTCATGACCCTGCCGGATGAGACGGTCGTCCATTCGGGGCACGGTCCCGACACCACCATCGGCGTCGAGCGCCGCACCAACCCCTTCCTGGTGAACCCATGA